The Ovis aries strain OAR_USU_Benz2616 breed Rambouillet chromosome 11, ARS-UI_Ramb_v3.0, whole genome shotgun sequence genome window below encodes:
- the FAM117A gene encoding protein FAM117A isoform X2, with translation MPLASPQPSGQTSREEHRGAAEELASVPSDKASSPGHPTFLEDGSPSPVLAFAASPRPNHSYVFKREPPEGCERVRVFEEATSPDPDLAFLTSCPDKNKVHFNPTGSAFCPVSLMKPLFPSMGFIFRNCPSSPGSPLPSASSRPPPRKDPEASKASSLPFEPWQRTPPSEEPVLFQSSLVV, from the exons ATGCCCCTGGCATCCCCCCAGCCTTCTGGCCAGACCAGCCGTGAGGAGCACCGGGGTGCAGCCGAGGAGCTGGCATCTGTCCCCAGTGACAAAG CTTCCTCTCCAGGCCACCCCACCTTCCTTGAAGATGGCAGCCCATCTCCAGTCCTTGCTTTTGCCGCCTCCCCTCGGCCCAATCACAGCTATGTCTTCAAACGGGAGCCCCCAGAAGGCTGTGAGAGAGTACGGGTGTTTGAAGAGGCCAC GTCCCCAGATCCTGACCTGGCCTTCCTGACTTCCTGTCCTGACAAGAACAAAGTCCATTTCAACCCAACCGGCTCGGCCTTCTGCCCCGTCAGCTTGATGAAGCCCCTCTTCCCCAGCATGGGCTTCATCTTCCGTAACTGCCCCTCAAGCCCGGGATCCCCCCTTCCCTCTGCCAGCTCCAGGCCACCGCCTCGGAAGGATCCAGAGGCCTCCAAGGCCTCCTCACTGCCCTTTGAGCCGTGGCAGCGCACCCCACCATCAGAAGAGCCTGTGCTTTTCCagagctccctggtggtctga